CGAGCGCCGCAGGAACAAATTCGAGCGCTACGCGGCGCGCTTTGCCGCCAAAGAGGCAGCCCAGAAGGCGCTCGGCACCGGCTGGAGCGGCGGCATTGGCTGGCGCGACTTCGAAATTGTAAACCTCGCGAGCGGCAAGCCCGCGCTCAAACTCTCCGGAGCCGCTGCCCGGCTGGCCCGGCGCATGAAGGTGAAGCGCATCGCGCTCTCGCTTTCCCACACGCGCGACCTGGCGATCGCCCAGGTGATCCTGGAAAGCAGTAGAACCGTCAAATAGCGGAATCGTTCGATAGGGTGGTTGTCCGCGAGGTGTTCTCTTTCCCCGGTTCGCGCGAGCTACAAACTCAAGGAAACATCAGACAGGCTGGCCGCTGATCCCTTCCCGGGAAAGGCCGGTAGCGCGCACGCGCAGCCATTGGTTGGTCGGGAGATTTCCCTGGATCGAGATGCGGAGGTAGTTATCGGAAATCGCCGGGGTGGTTCCTTGCTCCTGCCGGCGCAGGGTGAGCACGGTCATCTCCCGGCCAACCTGAGAAGCGCGGAAGCGCGCGGCCTTCTCGGCGGCCAGGGCGCGCAGCTCGGCATTGCGCTGCTTGATTTGAGCCGCGGGAACCTTGTCCGGCAGAGCCAACGCCGCCGTGCCCGGCCGCGGCGAATAGCTGAAGACGTGGAGGTAGGTAAACGGGAGCCGTTCGATCCAGCCAACCGTTGCCCGATGATCTTCCTCCGTCTCGCCCGGGAAGCCCGCGATTACGTCGGCGCCAATGCCCGCGTCGGGAATTTGCTGGCGGATGAGCTCGATGCGCCGGGCATAGTCCGCCATCCTGTACCAGCGATGCATCTGGCGGAGGATCCTGTCGGAACCGGACTGCAAGGGCACGTGGAAGTGCCGGGCGATCCGCGGTTCTTTCACCGCCAGCTCGACGAGCTCCGGCGTAACATCGAGCGGCTCGATCGAGCTCAAGCGGAGGCGCGGCAGTTCCGTCTCCGCCAGGATACGGCGCAGCAATGCAATCAACTCCGCTCTGGGCTGGAGGTCCTGTCCATAAGCTCCCAGATTGATTCCTGAGAGCACAATTTCTTCCGAACCGCCGGCGACCAGTTTGCAAATTTCGGCGAGCACGATGTCCGGCGGCAGGCTGCGGCTCTTCCCGCGGACAAAGGGAATCACGCAATAGGCGCAGCGCAGGTTGCAGCCGTCCTGAATCTTGAGGGTCGGGCGCGTCCGCTCCAGCTCGCCGCCAAACACCGGCGCCGCCAGGAGCTCGCCGCTTTCAAAAATATTTCCCGTAAGTATCTTGGCCGGACCCTGCTCAAGAGAGTAGGAGTATCGGGATTCATCCCGATATGCATGTCGGGCTAAAGGCCCGACAGTCCCTACTCGACTTCGGTCAAGCCGGTCGAGCGGAATATCCAGGGGCGCGTAGTCCTCGCTCACCACCCGGGGGATCTCACGCTTGTGCGAATTGCCGATCACCCAGACCACGCCCGGCAGCCGGGCAAGCTCCTCCGGCGCGCGCTGGGCATAGCAGCCGGTCACGTAGATGCGGCAGAGGGTATTTTCCTTCGCCATCTTGCGGATCGCCTGCCGCGCCTGCCGGTCGGCTTCCGCCGTCACGGTGCACGTGTTGACGACAATGACGTTAGCCTCGGCCGCCGAGCCGGACCGTTCCCAGCCGCGCTCAAGCAGCTCACGCTCCACCGCCGCGCCATCAGCCTGCGTCGCACGACAGCCGAAGTTTTCTATAAAAAACGTCGCCATAATGGCCTGAAAGTGGATTCTAGCGCAAAAAAGCGCCCGATGGCCAGAAAACGCGAGTGAGGATGAAGAGGAATCTCGAGTGCGATTTCTTGCCGGCTCTCGTCGCGGGATTGCCCCCAGGCTGGAGCCTGAGGCTCGGAGCCCCGAGGCTCCTGCCTCGGGGATCCAAAAACCCCGCGGGCCGGAGGCATGGATGGCATTTCTGCGTTACCATTTCCTTCCCGGAGCGTTTTCCCTCCTGAAAGGCAGGCCTCGTGGACGAAGCGCAACTGGTGGACCGGGCCAAGCGAGAACGCGAAGCATTTGGCCAACTCTACGACCGCTACGTTCGGCGAGTGTACGGAGCGATTTACGCGAGAGTCGGCAACCGCGCTGAGGCGGAAGATTTGACCGCGCAGGTGTTCTTGAAAGCGCTCGAAAATCTTTCCCGGCTCGATGCCTCTCGCGGAGGGTTCGGCCCGTGGATTTTTGGGATCGCGCGGAACCTGGTCGTGGACCGTCATCGCCGGAAATCCCGACGCGTCACGATACCAGTCGAAGCGGCGCCGGCATGGCAGGAGCCGCGAACCTCCGACGGGCTCGAGCAGGCCGCCATCGGCAAGCAGCGCGGCGGACACCTCTGGGCGCGCGTGATGGAATTGCCCGCGGCCCAGCGACAGGTGATCGAGTTGCGCTTCGTCCAAGGCCTCAAGACGGAAGAGATTGCGAGTGTGATGGGACGCAGTGCCGCTGCCGTGAAGCAGTTGACCTACCGCGCGCTCGAACACTTGCGCGCCTGGGAAGAGGAGTTCCGATGAAAACTGGCCTCGCGCATCAGCTTGCCTTGTTTCTGGACGAAGCCCGGCCCGCCCGTCCCGGCCCGCCCGGCTGGCGGGCGGCAGGCGGACCGGGCAAGTCGGCCCCGGCTGCCTTGCGCGAACTGCTCGGGCTGGCCGAGAGGCTTCGAAGTTCTCGTCCGCAGCTTGGACGCGAAGAACCAAATGAAGCTTTTGTCCGCGCATTGAAGTCGAGGCTGCTGGCCCCGATGGGATCGGGGCTGGCTCAGGGGAAAGCGGCGGTTCCCAGGGTTGGCGTCCGTTATTCGTGGGTGAGAATGCCCCTTGGCCGGCTTTACTACTCTTACACCGAGCGGGGGATTTGCGCGACCAACAAGTGCCGCAGTGACCGCGAATTTGAAACAACTTTTGCCAAACAGTACGGCTTCAAGCCGATCCTCGATCCAGCGCCACCCGCCGGCTTGCGCTCGCAAGTGGAAGCGTGGGTGGAGCCCGGCCGCCGGCGGGGCCAGACACTCTTGCCCCGTTTCGACCTCTCTACCGTCACCGATTTTGAGCGGCGGGTACTTGAACTGGCGGCCAAAATTCCTCGCGGCGAGGTACGCCCTTACCACTGGCTGGCAAAAGAGGCAGGCCATCCGGCAGCTTCTCGGGCCGTCGGGAGCGTGATGGCGCGCAATCCTATTCCGTTTTTAATCCCCTGCCACCGGGTGATCCGCGCCGATTCCCACATCGGCAACTACGGCTGCGGCGGCCCCAAAGTGAAAGCGTGGCTCCTCGCATGGGAAGGCGTCAAGCTGGATCGCCTGGCCGAGGCCGCCGATCGCGGCGCGAGGCTGGTGGGCAGCGATACCACCAAGATCTTTTGTCTTCCGGGGTGCCGGCATGCGCAACGCCTCACCCCCGACCATCGCGTTTATTTTGCGAGCGTCAAAGGGGCCGAACGCGCCGGCTACCGCGCCTGCAAGTCTTGCCGACCGGCGTGATCCCGAGGCAGGTGCCTCGGGGCTCAGGAGGCAAGC
The window above is part of the Candidatus Acidiferrales bacterium genome. Proteins encoded here:
- the mtaB gene encoding tRNA (N(6)-L-threonylcarbamoyladenosine(37)-C(2))-methylthiotransferase MtaB encodes the protein MATFFIENFGCRATQADGAAVERELLERGWERSGSAAEANVIVVNTCTVTAEADRQARQAIRKMAKENTLCRIYVTGCYAQRAPEELARLPGVVWVIGNSHKREIPRVVSEDYAPLDIPLDRLDRSRVGTVGPLARHAYRDESRYSYSLEQGPAKILTGNIFESGELLAAPVFGGELERTRPTLKIQDGCNLRCAYCVIPFVRGKSRSLPPDIVLAEICKLVAGGSEEIVLSGINLGAYGQDLQPRAELIALLRRILAETELPRLRLSSIEPLDVTPELVELAVKEPRIARHFHVPLQSGSDRILRQMHRWYRMADYARRIELIRQQIPDAGIGADVIAGFPGETEEDHRATVGWIERLPFTYLHVFSYSPRPGTAALALPDKVPAAQIKQRNAELRALAAEKAARFRASQVGREMTVLTLRRQEQGTTPAISDNYLRISIQGNLPTNQWLRVRATGLSREGISGQPV
- a CDS encoding sigma-70 family RNA polymerase sigma factor, yielding MDEAQLVDRAKREREAFGQLYDRYVRRVYGAIYARVGNRAEAEDLTAQVFLKALENLSRLDASRGGFGPWIFGIARNLVVDRHRRKSRRVTIPVEAAPAWQEPRTSDGLEQAAIGKQRGGHLWARVMELPAAQRQVIELRFVQGLKTEEIASVMGRSAAAVKQLTYRALEHLRAWEEEFR
- a CDS encoding holo-ACP synthase; this translates as MIAGIGVDVVEVKRVEQAILRRGRRLLERVFTPAEIAYCERRRNKFERYAARFAAKEAAQKALGTGWSGGIGWRDFEIVNLASGKPALKLSGAAARLARRMKVKRIALSLSHTRDLAIAQVILESSRTVK
- a CDS encoding methylated-DNA--[protein]-cysteine S-methyltransferase, which encodes MKTGLAHQLALFLDEARPARPGPPGWRAAGGPGKSAPAALRELLGLAERLRSSRPQLGREEPNEAFVRALKSRLLAPMGSGLAQGKAAVPRVGVRYSWVRMPLGRLYYSYTERGICATNKCRSDREFETTFAKQYGFKPILDPAPPAGLRSQVEAWVEPGRRRGQTLLPRFDLSTVTDFERRVLELAAKIPRGEVRPYHWLAKEAGHPAASRAVGSVMARNPIPFLIPCHRVIRADSHIGNYGCGGPKVKAWLLAWEGVKLDRLAEAADRGARLVGSDTTKIFCLPGCRHAQRLTPDHRVYFASVKGAERAGYRACKSCRPA